In Sodalis ligni, a single genomic region encodes these proteins:
- a CDS encoding helix-turn-helix transcriptional regulator yields the protein MNRVGACGIIARLADVLAAQIIRAWVEHGSVDATGWIAAVRNPEIGRVLAAIHASPHRDWPLRELAEVMGASRSSFASKFSAIVGETPARYVAQVRMHLARQWISRDAARISEVARRLGYDSEASFSRAFKRIVGTAPSQFRAQNK from the coding sequence ATGAACCGGGTCGGCGCCTGCGGCATTATCGCCCGCCTGGCGGACGTGCTGGCCGCCCAGATAATTCGCGCCTGGGTGGAACATGGCAGCGTTGATGCCACCGGCTGGATAGCCGCGGTGCGGAATCCTGAAATCGGCCGGGTACTGGCGGCCATTCATGCCAGTCCCCATCGCGACTGGCCGCTGCGTGAACTGGCGGAGGTTATGGGGGCGTCGCGCTCCAGCTTCGCCAGTAAATTTTCAGCTATTGTGGGAGAAACCCCGGCCCGCTATGTGGCACAGGTGCGAATGCATCTGGCGCGGCAATGGATTAGCCGTGATGCCGCGCGTATCTCGGAGGTGGCCCGCCGGCTGGGTTACGATTCCGAAGCCTCCTTCAGCCGCGCGTTCAAACGAATTGTCGGCACGGCTCCCAGTCAGTTTCGGGCGCAAAACAAATAA